In one window of Macrobrachium nipponense isolate FS-2020 chromosome 2, ASM1510439v2, whole genome shotgun sequence DNA:
- the LOC135220873 gene encoding transient receptor potential cation channel subfamily A member 1 homolog — protein MINSGKLDLSHSHQLYVGYRQLKRLAPVMISYVFSGVLLVNWTECNVVTEIREEWQWVCGVLSVMLSWFNVVMLLGWIPAFGLYLIILNDFMMTMLKLAFFFFLQVIAFSVAFQMLLRDHFVFSNYARSLMKILTMVMGDLSYDDHFSNKERPLHYPLLSHLLLICFLGIIGVITLNLISNFSNDELDKAKKETKLVTLSHQVTMILEMESMFPPLRRHYARGWVEDSPPA, from the exons ATGATTAATAGTGGAAAACTGGACCTTTCTCACTCTCATCAGCTGTATGTAGGCTACCGTCAGCTGAAGCGACTGGCCCCAGTCATGATCAGTTATGTCTTTTCCGGTGTGCTACTTGTCAACTGGACGGAATGCAACGTTGTCACTGAAATAAGAGAA GAATGGCAGTGGGTATGTGGTGTCCTGTCAGTGATGTTAAGCTGGTTCAACGTGGTCATGTTGCTGGGTTGGATACCAGCTTTCGGACTTTACCTCATCATCCTGAATGATTTCATGATGACGATGCTGAAACttgcatttttcttcttcctccaagTCATCGCATTTTCTGTCGCCTTCCAGATGCTTCTGAGAGACCACTTTGTCTTCAGTAACTACGCCAGGTCCCTCATGAAAATACTAACCATGGTCATGGGAGATTTAAGTTACGATGATCATTTCAGTAACAAGGAAAGACCCTTACATTACCCATTACTCAGTCACCTGCTACTCATTTGTTTCTTGGGAATTATCGGTGTCATCACGCTCAATCTGATTAGCAATTTTTCGAATGACGAGCTGGATAAGGCGAAGAAGGAGACGAAATTGGTAACTTTGTCGCACCAGGTAACAATGATACTAGAAATGGAGTCCATGTTTCCTCCTCTGCGCAGGCATTATGCACGAGGCTGGGTGGAGGATTCACCTCCAGCATAA